A window of Ammospiza caudacuta isolate bAmmCau1 chromosome 20, bAmmCau1.pri, whole genome shotgun sequence genomic DNA:
GCCCTCACCTGGGGCATTACATATTTTCAGCCATAAAAAGATGGATTAGTTCTAAGTTGGAAAAATGCTGGGAATCTGTTTTGATTTGCACAACAGGAATCAAGGCAAGGTGGTTGAATGTTTGTCCTTTCCATCCTGCCCCACAGGAACTGAAAATGTGGTGAGggcctgctgtgccctgagcatCCCATACCTGCTGTACACCAGCTCCATTGCTGCTGTGGGACCCAACACCTCCTGTGAGCCCCTGCTCAGGTGAGCCTCAGCAAACCTTCTCCTTTTACTCTGTTTGTCCAGTCAAACAGCAATGCAACTGCAGCCAGATGGATTTGAGCTACCAAGGAGAAGATTTGTGTTCCCCTTCTCGTTCTTGAAAACCTTTCCTTGCTGCTCTGCCCATTTAGGAGCCATGGCTCTTCCCAACCTAAGCCTGGCCAGTGATTCCCCAAGGTGAGAGCACTATGGCCCAGCTGCActgccaggctgtccctggatctacagccctgctcctcagaGCCCTAAAATCAGTTTCAGATAAGGTTTCACGTGCTCAGAGTTTGGGATATGGCCAAATTACATCGTGCTGTTGGGTCAGAGGTTTTGCTCTCCCTCACAATGAGTCAACTCAAAGGGCAGGTGGTGCCACACTGCCACCACCACTCtgccccttctcctcccagctccacagggaACTGCTGGCCAGCCTGTGCCCATCTCCTGTTAGCAAATGTGGGCAAATCTCATGTAGCATTATCCCAGAAAAAAGTAATTGCCTATGAAGACCTAAGGGACAGAGGCATTGGTGTGAATCTGCAGGATTCAGGTTAGTCACATCCTTCTGTTCTGTAAATTGTACCCTTCTATTACAGGCCTGCTTCTGGCCTGTAAATTGTACCCTTCTATCCCTCAAAGTCCTTCTTCCTGGAACATGCTCATGGGAGCTATCTCCTGGGCTTCAGGGAACTTTATGCTCaacccttctcctctctctgggCTCCCATGAGATTGAGCCACAGacccagaagcagcagcagaccttTAGAAAACCCTCTGTGGCAAAGCTGGGATTTGGATCAATACAAAGACAGTAAATAACAGTTTTGGTCAAAATAAcagttttgagggtttttttgctttgatctCCAGAAGTGACTTTGACAATCAGCTGACACCCCTGCTCAGGATTTGGGAATACTTTTGTATTCCTGAGgcaacagcacctgcacctTGAGAGAAGGGCTGATATTTCTGAACAAATATCTTAAAAAACTTCAGGGGCTGAAGTTTTAGGTTAAATTTGAGGGCAGTCTGATGTGTACTATTGGAAGGCTCCTTGCTGATTTCAAGCCTGGTTGTAGCCACATAAACTGCTCAGCCCATGGAAATGtgtgtgccaggggagctgGCTCCAAGTCAAGTGGTGTCTccacaggcagccaggctgggcacagctgcctccagTCATTTGGTTCTAGAAATTTGAGCCCAGCTAGAAAAGACATAACTTAAAATTGCCTACAAGCCAAAATTTCATGCTCACAAGTAAGTTAAGGCATAAGCCCCTTGTTTTGAAAAGTGTCTAAGCACTCAAATCTGTAGAATAAATGTCTGGTTTATGGAAAAATCCATGAGAGCAACTCAATCCATTTGGGACCAGAAGCACTGGAGACTGTGTCACTGCAAAGCTATGGAATTTGGACAccagcaaatacaaataattcCTAAGAATTCATGTAGATACAGGCACATGCTTGTCAGTATTTTGGTCCTGTGAGTTAAGAGAGAGATGTGAACAGTCTTGAAAAATCAGCCCCAGATCTTGCCTAATCACAATCCTTTGGCTTGTAATGGTGGCACCAGCATGGGCAAGAAAACCCACCCAGGCTGATGCTCATGGAGCCGTGAACAGCCTTTCccaccacaaacacaaacaaagccATACCTGGAGCCTTTCACTCATTTTGCAGAACACAAAATGAGTGTTCTGTTCAGATTCTCCCATTATCCTGAGAGGAAGCCCTAGAGAGGGGTCTTCATTCTCCAATTACTTTGATTTTGAATGAAGGGAATTAGATAATGAGAAGAATCAGCCTCCCAGTGAAAACTTACCCCACCTGTCTCAGGAGGGAGCCCAGGGAtgtctgggagcagcagaacaTGGCTCTGCTTTGCAGACTGAAGGCACAGGTGatgcctttctcttttctcctcttcccatcTCCCCACCCCATCTGTTCTGCCCTCTCCCTCACAGTCCAGGatcctgccttttccttttcctttttttccttttccttttcctctgtctCCCTTCTCCATCACTGCATCGTAGAATTTATTTCCCTCCCTTTTACGTGCAGGGAATTGGCACAGACAAAGCAGGAGGAGCCTCTGGCCGGGGTGATGGGCTCAGGGATAATGCTCACACCTCAGCATCCAACAATAATAGAAAATGCCTCTGTCAGTCTCAATCCCTGGGAGACAGGCACTGCTGAGATACCTTCTGACAATGGTGCTCCACTCTGATTAGCGTTCACTTATCTGGGATCGTTTTGAAAAGCAAGAGCATTATGCTGAGCTCTTTGTTACTACCAAGCTTCAGAGGGGTGGGGgaaggcacacacagcacagcccaggaacagcaggCAGGTTTGTCCCTTTGtgaggctgctgcttttcaaaaGCTTTGCAAGGcaaaaaaacaggggaaaaaaaaaaaccaaaccaaaaccccaaaaaattgattaaaaaaaagagagaaagcaatTAAAACTAGAACTTCTAGATAACCCCCCACTAATTGTCTTGGGCCTCTCCTGGGCTTGCAACAAACCTTGCACAATCAATCTTTTGTCTTgcttgttttttggtttgtctCTTGTTCATGCCCTGTAAACACAGGGAGGCGAGGAGGGTTTTGTGATAGAAGCCCAGGGTGTGTGAGGAGTCTGCATTTCTGATGCTCctaatttatttctgttgctGTAGTGCAAGGAGAGCCTGATCTCAGCTGGGATATCTGACACACAACATGCCAGACTGCTGAACAGGCAGcggccaggcagcagcaccggCCACGTTTTACACAGGGAGATCTgagcacagaaaagagaaaacacttGCCAAGGTCAAAGAGGGAGCCTGAGCCAGAGCTGACTCTCCCAAGGCCCAGTGTTTGACAAGAACACCTCTGCTGCAGATTTGCTGGGTGAAGTCCTCACAGGCCACTGAAAAGGAGATGTCTCTGAGCCCATCTGCCACAGGAGGGTGAGGATTCCTCTTTGCCGTGTGTGGGGTACCCCATGCCTGGCAGGTCCTGGTTTGCCAGGGTGGATTTCtctttaacagaaaaatatagagaaaattaatttaaaaatgggaagaaagtctccagcagcacaagaaGGGAGGGAGAGCCCATCTCTGCTACTCAGGGGAGCAAGTGGATGCTCCTTCGCCATGCTGCAAGCCAGGTTTCTTCACTCCAGAGCCCTCTGGAGATGTTAAATCAAATCTCATGATGGCCTCAGGCTGATCTAAAACCACTGGGATGAGATGCTGACACCCTCTGGGGAACAgagctgctttctgctttctccttgGAATTATTCCAGGCCCTGAGAGGCCAGTTCCATGTGAGATCCCACATGAGGTTTTCCCCTTGGCACCTAAGGAGCAGGTTGCCTTCCAGCCACAGCCCAGGGTTCCCTGCTTGTCCTTGGCCATGGGTTCTTCGCTTCTCCTTCCCCCTAAGGGTAATTTGTGAGGGGAGATGGAGGAGCAATCCCAGCCCAACCCTGCTGATTGCAAGGCTTCCAGGAgatctccagcagctccaccacATCCCCAGCAAATGCCTCCCAACTTTAATCAACTCTGTGAGAAAATTAAGTAGCAGCTTCTCCTTTTAGTTTATGGCTCATGGGAGGCATTTCTCTGCCCTTGAtgaaaaaatgaagtagaattGCTCTCATTTTCCTGCCCTCCATCTTCTTGTGCTCTTTTTACCTTGCTGTGAATTGCTTAAAAATGTCACTCTGCTGCCTTCTAATTTGCCTGATGGAATGTTATTTCAATCCTGCTATTAGACAAAACTAAAATCCAGCTCTGAGAAAGCAGTGCTCCATGCAAACCTGCCTGTGAACACCCTGAAGCACCTGGTGCTCCTTGGGGCTTTATTCCTCCCAAAGTGCAGTGAGGAGCTCAGATTCCCATTgctgccaggcagcagaaacccctgggagcagggaatgcagagcaaaccaggctggcacagatgtccctgagccctgtgctctgccccattgtcactgtcacattttctgaaaaatccctcagccaggatttcttctcctgggaagctgagaagcctcagagaaaaatgaaaacaattatgATCTGATtcgcttctcctgtgttttgctgctttggaatgtggttggagacTGTTTCTACAAAACAGAGGttcaggtgattgtttcattggtttcatgtgaattgttttaacttaacgaccaatcacagccagctgtgtcgaggctctggagagagtcaggagtttttcatgattatcttttagccttctgtcagtatcctttctctattttttagtatagttttagtatagcattctataatataatgtaatataatatgatataatagCCTTCTAAGAAtctggagtcagattcatctttcCTCCCCACAACAGAGGACCCCACCCCATGGTCAGTCCCTGTCTCCCACAATCTGTTCCAGAGGAAATGAGGACACTCAGTACACTGGGGAAGTGGAGCTGCCCTATGGGAAGACAAAAGCCATGGCAGAAAAAATTGTGCTTGAAGCCAACGGAGCAAAGGTACAAAATCCAGTGATAGCACCCCTGGAAttacagcacagggcagggggaagagggagatggaaaaaccccacagctcctggctaAGTGTGTGTCCAACCTCTGCCTGGATTTGATGCATAAACCACATTGTCCTAAGCCTCCCAAAGCCTGATATTCCCACATCAGCAGGAAGCTGCCAGACTCTCCCAGGATCACAGGGTGCTTCTCTTTGAGCCTCTActtcagctccagcaggagtGTGACTTTGGAAAGGGCTGTGCTAAATTAGGGCTGAAGGAACCAGGTTCACCTAGTTCATACTGAAAAAATGTGTAATTTTCAGTCTTTCCAGAGTGACTTAAGAACTAAAAATACTGGTATACCTAGGGCTAGCCCCCTGTTCAGTGTTTtaggctggcagcacagccagcagacATATGAGTTCTTCTAGACAACTGAGAATATAAAACTGAGACTTGTGCTCTAAACCACtgcctggagcatctctcccCCAGTCCCACTTTGAGGCCAGCCAGTTGGGCTTGCTGGCTTGCTGTGGTACCTGGTTTTGGTTGTTGCAAATCCTCTTTTATGCCCCAAACTGCAGAAGAATTAATGCCACCAGCATTCTCAAGGAGCACCATGTGGGTTCAGGTGtcctgtgaaaaaaaaaaaatcaaactgggCACCTCCTTGTGTTTTCAGGGACCCAAAACAGGTACTAAGAatgcagggcagctctgcaaaTATTCACTCCTCTAGGCCAGAGCTCCCagggtttgggtttatttgtgGGAGATTTTTCTCACTGTGGGAGATCCCATCTCTGGATCCATCCAAACTGGATCCATTCCCTGACCTCCCTCCCTGATTTTGCAGCTGAGCAATGGTGGCACACTCAGGACCTGCGTCCTCCGTCCCAACACCGTGTATGGGGAGAAGGCAGggttcctgcaggagctgtacTTGCTGGCCAGAGCCAGGAGGGGTGTTCTGAATTACCTGGAGCCCAAGGACACCGAGAGGAATCACACCTACGTGGGTGAGTGAAGGGCTGAGCTCCTTGCATGGGTGCTACCAGCTTTAGTCACAGGGGATTGTGCACGTCAGCTTAGCCATAATCTCCCCAGACTGAGAGATCAGCATGGTGAATGAGCACAAATGGGTTTGGAACCACAAAACTTAGACTGGctaaaggattttaaaagcagcttcTTATTACTATTTTCCTGGCAAGAGTTTTCTTTATGCCCTTTGAGAAGTGTTTCAGGGATATATGGGCAGCAGAGAGAAATTCTGgctgtgtttttaaaatgtttttgctaggaaaagacatttcttcattagaaaaaaaaattaaactaccACTACTTATCAAGTTCTTTACAGAAAAGGCTGCACTACATGACCAGTTTTAGCAAGCACAAGAAATTACTCACAAAACCTATAGGAAGAATTTGTTTTGGTGCCTTTCAGGGGGGTGTAATTCACCATTAGATCATGCAGGCATTCAGTGATTTCTGTGCAGCACACTTCTATGTCTTTTTCCAAAAGTGCAGATTTTGAAAATGCTGTTAGAGAAGGATCAGGCCCAGATAAATCAAGTGACTCCTTCaaaggctcccagcagaggcagggatAAAACCCTGGAGCACTGCCTCCTATTCATCCTGCTCTCACTACAAACCACTGCCCTTTTGCTTCACGTGAACCAGGATCACAAGGCACATTAATTGTCCAGCTCAAAGGGGACACCAAAGGTTTAAAGGCTCTTGGAGGCCTGGATTAACTACTCAGtctctgtgcagcacagctgagcacaCACGAGTGCCTCCCTGCTTCCCAGCACTGAAGCTGGCACACCCAATGCACTCATTCTATGGTGAGCAGGGAAACTGAGCTCCCCTTGAATGGCTGTTTGTCTCCCTCTGTTATTTCTGCAGGGAATGTGGCTTGGATGCATGTCCTTGCAGCAAGGCACCTGCAGCTGAAGGCcgagctgctggcaggacaggTGTATTACTGCTATGATGACACCCCAAGCAGGAAGGGTTTCCTGGTCAGGCACCAGCTGCTGTCCAGTGCAGACCCCTCAGTGAGGCTGGGCTCTCACATCCCCTACTGGAAGATGTGGGTGATGATACAGCTGCACAGGATCATCAGGGCCATCCTGTCCCCTTTCTGGAGGCCACAGCCTTTCCTCAACGTGCCCCTGCTGAACACCATAGTCACCACCTTCTCCTTTGAGACAGACAAGGCCTCCAGGCATTTTGGGTACAAGCCCCTCTTCACGTGGCAGGAGAGCAGGCTCAGGACTGCACAGTGgctgaaagcagctgcagggagcctgggacccacccagctgcaggaaaagaagaaCTGAACAGCAATTTTGGGGTAAGGAGGTTGCTTCTCACAGCAGCAGGTTTCATctgaattcacagaatgaccaggttggaagagactttcaAGATCGtggagtccaacccagccccagcacctcaactaaaccctggcacccagtgccacatccaggctttgttaaacacacccagggatggagactccaccacctccctggccAGGCCATGCCAGAACTTTagcactctttctgtaaaaactttttcctgatatccaacctatatttcccttggtgcagagAAGGGAGCTTCACAACCTGCACAGACCTTTGCAAACACAGAAATCCTGGTACAGaaacagagagggagaaaatcTCACAGGCTGCAAGCTGTGACACCCTTGCCATGCCAAAATCTCAGCTATTTTGTGTCCCATGGGCATTTGAAAccttccctgcacacacacaggacTTGCTGGCCTCCCTCATTGCCATGGTGCCACCATGATGAGGGACTTGTGGGAACAAGAGAGAACAAGCTCAACTGGGAGATGGTGCCCAGAAAACTCCTTTGTGGTAAAATCAGTGAGCCAGCTCTGTTCCACAGCCTAGGAGCTCCACAGTTCTGCTCCACAGTCTGGTCTTGGACATTTGGTGGGGTGGCTGTACCTGGCTCAGACACTGAAGGGCTCTTCAGTGATAGTTTTGGGGAGGACAAGCAAAACCCAGCAGGTTCTTGCTCTGATTTAGGGtttaataaaaagtaaaaagagaaaattcccttttccaaaACTGCCTTTTGCAAGATGCTTCCTGTTATTCAATATTCCACATGTAAAGAATATCTATTTCAAAATATTATCCCTCTAAAAGAAAAGTCCCCGATCTTTTGTTCTAACAAGGCAGAGgctgatttaattttaattgtatGGATGGAGAAGTGATGTCTACAAGCTTAAAGGTGGGATCCACGTATTTTGTAACTCCAAGTCTCTTACCACAGAGCTCTCCAATGGCAAAACAAAGCAGATTAAAGCCCGTattcagctgctgtgctggcagaaagcAAGTGAAGTGAAGGCCTTAGGGGCTGCATTTATGCTAAATAATGTTTGAACTTGAGGAGGAAGAGGTCATTTCAACTCCTTGCATGGCTCTGGAGCTGTACAGCCCATCTGGGAGCAGCATTTCACAGATGATATTTTCCTCACACAGATGGGGCGGGCACTTCCAGGAGATTCACAGCAAAACTGTGGTTTCTATCAGTTTATCAGCTTCTCTATTTTTAAGACTTGCAGAGAGGCTGGTGAATCTACATTATGCACAACTGAGATGTCAGTTTTCACTTGAGCTTGGAGGAATGGGATATTTTTACAATACTGGCTCAAATTGAAAATAAACACTGTTAATGTCACACTTCTGTGTTCTGTGAATCTGTACCCGTCTCTTGAGTGTTCTTGGAGTAAAAGTATGCATATGCACAAATAGAAGCTTATTTTAATTACAAGTGCCCTGATACTCCTGGAAACAGCAAGTTTCAGCATGGCATCCTTGATGGAAATGATGAAAATTTGCTTCCTGTTAGTCCTGGTAATTACCCAGGAAGGAAAGTGGAGCAATACAGTGAGAGCTGCCAAGTTAAATTCACACTCATGAGAGAATTCTTTTTCAAAATGAGCTTACAGATCAGAAATCAGTTCTTTTGGTAGTTCATTACTAAGCTCATATAACAATAAGTTTGGCCCAAACTGTTGCAATCTGCTCACAGAGAATTTGAGAAGGTGAAGTGTGTAAATTACCAGTTCCCTTCTATCTTCCCCCTTCCACTTGTGCTGGGAGGGGTTAAGAAAAGGGATAATaagatttctgatttttatatattcattaCAAGTCTCTTCACAGTTTTTTTGCCATTATCCAAATGGTAATTGACAATTTTAACAATGTGACAAACAAATACACCTTCAATTCCTCATGCACATCCCAGAGCATCTCCACAGCGCATCAGTGCTGGCCTCAACAAGTTTTGATGCCTCTGAAATTATGGATTTATCCTGCCAAAAAAGAGCCACTGGGTGGAGCTGCGAGGCTGGGAACAGGTCCCTCCTCGTGGAGCCTCACCAGGATTGAGCTGCGTTCTGCAAGGACTGAaatccctgcccaggcagcGAGGCTGAGGGCTCTGTCCTCACTCTGTGCCACTGGGAATTCTGGCCTTCCCTCCCCTGGCTGGAAGCAGTCACAATTTTATCTGCACGTAGCCCTGGAATCAAAGACACTGAGGAAATTGTTTTTTCCACTCACAGCTCAttagaaaagaataaaagtttgctttttgtttttaaaaatagaatggATTTTGGCCCTCTGACCTCTGAGGAACCTTGCACAAGCACAACAGGCTGATGCCTTCAGTCCCAGTCCCTCAGTAATTCCTTTGTGGGatttggagctgctgaggataTCAGATGGGAGAGTTGTCAAGCCCCAGCACTATCCCAGAGATTAATGCCTTACAAGCTTGCCTGCTTTCATAAACCTTGCTGGGAACCTCATCATGCTTTTGTTCCTGTCCTGCTCATCATCACCTCTGAGTCTGATGCTTATCAGGGTGCAGATGACATGCAGGATAAGCAGAAGGGATTTTCAAAGGTGGTTAAGTGCTGGATTTTTCAGATGTATCTGAATTAGCTGGCTGCTCAGCTTTTTTAATACCTACTCACCTCCCAAGCTTTGACAAAAGCAACCAGAGGATTCCCTTTCCCTGGTCATGGTAAAAATAGGGGAAAAGTTAGACAGCAAAGCCTCTGTGCTATTTTCCAAAAAGATGAGTAAGCTTCCTTTGGCTGCCCTGCCTTTTGGCTCCTCCAAGCTAATGCTGCTGCAGACTTCCTGTTAGATCCTTGATTTTATCAGATTATAACTTGTTTTCCCCTGGCaatgctttatttctttctacTGCATTGGGTTGTCATTGGCTTTTCTTTTCAGGGTCTCAGCCTTATTAtgtaacagcagcagcaaaaaaagagaaaagaaaaaatatttcagatctGTTTCTACTTCTGGAGAGGAGCCTTTGTGCACAATTACTCATCCAAGAGATTCAGCAGGTATAACTGCTTCCCCCAGGGGCTCCATTATATAATTGGATTTCAGCCATACAAATTAAATCCTATCTTACCCCTTAGTTAAGCCAGGCAGTAAGTATTTAATGCTAATATCCCTGACAACTATTGCAGGGAGAAGCAGAGCTGAAGCACAGAGGAGACAGATGCAGGCAatctctgctgcaggagcagggaggatgAGCAAGGACTGACACCTGCTTGTATTTTC
This region includes:
- the LOC131566635 gene encoding 3 beta-hydroxysteroid dehydrogenase type 7-like, with the protein product MDGAWVYLVTGGCGFVGERIVELLSQQDYIKEVRVFDSVAREEVEKYSTAPTRVTVMRGDIRDPDALLAAMRGAHVVLHTAAVVDYRGTVPFWEMRAVNVGGTENVVRACCALSIPYLLYTSSIAAVGPNTSCEPLLRGNEDTQYTGEVELPYGKTKAMAEKIVLEANGAKLSNGGTLRTCVLRPNTVYGEKAGFLQELYLLARARRGVLNYLEPKDTERNHTYVGNVAWMHVLAARHLQLKAELLAGQVYYCYDDTPSRKGFLVRHQLLSSADPSVRLGSHIPYWKMWVMIQLHRIIRAILSPFWRPQPFLNVPLLNTIVTTFSFETDKASRHFGYKPLFTWQESRLRTAQWLKAAAGSLGPTQLQEKKN